ACGAAACCGCTTGCACTGCCCGCGCTGAAGGTGTTGGTGATCGCGGCTATTGTTGGAGTGCTGCTGCACTTCTATTTGCAGGGCGATTTGACTCAGGACAACCTGAAACGATTCGCCGCTTCGCTGCCTGCATGGCTGTTTGTGCCGGCCTATCTCACCCTGCCGTTAGTGGGTTTTCCCATCAGCATCGTGTTGCTGGCGAGTGGCATGAAATTCGGGACGATGACCGCAATCATAATCGCCGTTTTCGCGATGGGCTTCCACACGTTTGTCGCATGGCATCTGGCTCATGGGTTCTTCCGTGAGCCCCTGGAACGCTGGCTGGAGAAGACTCGATTTAGTCTGCCCCGCATTCCGGAAAAGCACCAGATCTGGTTCACATCCGTCTTCGTAACGGTGCCCGGGCTTCCGTACGCCGTCAAACTGTACTCACTGGCGTTAACGGATCTGCCGTTCACTCGCTACCTCTGGATTGTGTGGCTGTTCCACGTCCTGAATGCGATCCCGTTCATCGGCCTCGGATCGGCTGCCGCCCGGATGAACGTCGGCTGGATGATAGGGTTCGGCCTGCTGGCCGTCGTCATGATCCTGCTCACCAACTGGCTGAAGTCGCGTCTCAGCGACAGTTGATGAGGTGGTTCACAAAAATGCATGATGTTAACGGCAGCGGCAGCATTGAACTGGGTCGCTCATCGCTTGCACTGTGCTGAGACAAATCCCGGTTGTCGCCTACTCGAAAATCCTGAAGGCGGGGGCGTTCAGGTGAGGCAGCAGTTTCGGCCCGAACACAATCAAGCCCACGGTCGCGGCGCTCATGGACGCCAGCAGG
This DNA window, taken from Fuerstiella marisgermanici, encodes the following:
- a CDS encoding TVP38/TMEM64 family protein — protein: MTSAAETKPLALPALKVLVIAAIVGVLLHFYLQGDLTQDNLKRFAASLPAWLFVPAYLTLPLVGFPISIVLLASGMKFGTMTAIIIAVFAMGFHTFVAWHLAHGFFREPLERWLEKTRFSLPRIPEKHQIWFTSVFVTVPGLPYAVKLYSLALTDLPFTRYLWIVWLFHVLNAIPFIGLGSAAARMNVGWMIGFGLLAVVMILLTNWLKSRLSDS